One Tunturibacter gelidoferens genomic region harbors:
- a CDS encoding L-rhamnose/proton symporter RhaT encodes MGPNPFIGVIYHWIGGFASATNFIPFRGIKRWSWEIYWLIQGFAAWIVAPVVLASLLVPNLFGILHAAPASSIHYAIFWGILWGAGGLTFGLAIRYLGIALGYAIALGLCTAFGTLIPPIYDGSIHVILHETSGQIILVGVLICLIAVAVNGAAGLSKEREVTPEEKAEAGETDYNFGKGLAVAIFAGVMSSFFAFGLKAGAPIGALAKTELLAHNRLDLWQNLPILIVVLWGGFLTNFVWSAILILKNGSIKQFAGQPGLNPMRASHATGQTLVDFDPLDPSTYDHLAPKTLVQNYIFASLAGVIWYFQFFFYSMGQTKMGKYDFSSWTLHMASIIIFATLWGLFLKEWRGTSRRTKTLVAAGLFLLISSTIVVGYGNYLKANEAPTTITAR; translated from the coding sequence GTGGGACCCAATCCTTTCATCGGCGTCATCTATCACTGGATCGGCGGTTTCGCCTCCGCCACCAACTTCATCCCCTTCCGCGGCATCAAGCGCTGGTCATGGGAGATCTACTGGCTCATCCAGGGATTCGCCGCCTGGATCGTCGCGCCAGTCGTCCTCGCAAGCCTCTTAGTCCCTAATCTCTTCGGCATCCTCCACGCCGCGCCCGCCTCCAGTATCCACTACGCCATCTTCTGGGGCATCCTCTGGGGAGCAGGCGGCCTCACCTTCGGCCTCGCCATCCGCTACCTCGGCATCGCCCTCGGATACGCCATCGCCCTCGGCCTCTGCACCGCCTTCGGCACCCTCATCCCGCCCATCTACGACGGCTCCATCCACGTCATCCTCCACGAGACATCCGGCCAGATCATCCTCGTAGGCGTGCTGATCTGTCTCATCGCCGTAGCCGTCAACGGAGCCGCCGGCCTCTCCAAAGAGCGCGAGGTCACCCCCGAAGAAAAAGCCGAAGCCGGAGAGACCGACTACAACTTCGGCAAAGGCCTAGCAGTAGCAATCTTCGCCGGCGTCATGAGCTCCTTCTTCGCCTTCGGCCTCAAAGCCGGCGCCCCTATCGGAGCCCTCGCCAAAACCGAACTCCTCGCCCATAACCGCCTCGACCTTTGGCAGAACCTGCCCATCCTCATCGTCGTTCTCTGGGGAGGCTTCCTCACCAACTTCGTCTGGTCCGCCATCCTCATCCTCAAAAACGGCTCCATCAAACAGTTCGCAGGTCAACCCGGCCTCAACCCCATGCGCGCCTCCCACGCCACTGGTCAGACCCTGGTCGACTTCGACCCACTCGACCCCTCAACCTACGACCACCTCGCCCCCAAAACCCTCGTCCAGAACTACATCTTCGCCTCGCTCGCCGGCGTCATCTGGTACTTTCAGTTCTTCTTCTACTCCATGGGCCAGACCAAGATGGGCAAGTACGACTTCTCCAGCTGGACCCTCCACATGGCCAGCATCATCATCTTCGCCACCCTCTGGGGCCTCTTCCTAAAAGAGTGGCGAGGCACCAGCCGCCGCACCAAAACCCTTGTAGCCGCAGGGCTATTCCTTCTCATCAGCTCCACCATCGTCGTCGGCTACGGCAACTACCTCAAAGCCAACGAAGCCCCCACCACCATCACCGCCCGTTAG
- a CDS encoding TIM barrel protein, translated as MGNNGAGVAERDAQRVFSALDSFRIEVPSWGFANTGTRFGKFVQGGAATTIEEKFSDAAQVNTLTGASPTVALHVLWDLPNGTADIPAIQALEKKYGMKAGSINPNLFQSAEYKYGSIANPSAEIRGIALKHLLDSAEIGRELGSKDLSLWIADGSNYPGTQSIRKRIGWMEEVLGAVHAALGEDQRMLIEYKPFEPAFYHTDIADWGMALELVRRCGPKAKVLVDTGHHPPGTNIEQIVTWLLHVKELGGFHFNDRKYADDDLTLGSIDPYQVFRIFHEILSADEKDRADVAFMIDQSHNLKGKVEAMVQTVVTAQELYAKAALINQARLAELQQECRLVEAEECFRDTFWHDVRPVVREWRVARGLPVEPLKALAESGYVEKITRERASRNARSVSSYV; from the coding sequence ATGGGAAACAACGGTGCAGGGGTTGCAGAGCGGGATGCACAAAGAGTGTTCAGTGCACTGGATAGTTTTCGAATCGAAGTTCCTTCCTGGGGATTTGCGAATACCGGTACGCGGTTCGGAAAGTTTGTACAGGGCGGGGCTGCGACGACGATTGAAGAAAAGTTCAGCGATGCCGCGCAGGTGAATACATTGACTGGGGCAAGCCCTACGGTGGCGCTGCACGTGCTGTGGGATCTACCAAATGGGACGGCCGATATTCCTGCGATTCAGGCGCTCGAGAAGAAGTATGGAATGAAGGCAGGATCGATCAATCCGAATCTGTTTCAGAGCGCAGAGTATAAGTATGGATCGATTGCGAATCCGAGCGCGGAGATTCGCGGGATTGCGCTGAAGCATCTGCTGGACTCTGCGGAGATTGGGCGGGAGCTTGGGTCGAAAGATTTGTCGTTGTGGATTGCGGATGGGTCGAACTATCCCGGGACGCAGAGCATTCGTAAGCGGATTGGATGGATGGAAGAGGTGCTGGGTGCGGTTCATGCTGCGCTGGGTGAAGATCAACGGATGCTGATCGAGTACAAGCCGTTCGAACCGGCTTTTTATCACACCGATATTGCCGACTGGGGGATGGCGCTGGAGTTGGTGCGACGGTGCGGGCCGAAGGCGAAGGTGCTGGTGGATACGGGGCATCATCCGCCAGGGACAAATATTGAACAGATCGTGACGTGGTTGCTGCACGTGAAGGAGCTGGGTGGGTTTCATTTCAACGACCGGAAGTACGCGGACGATGACCTGACGCTGGGCTCGATCGATCCTTACCAGGTGTTTCGCATCTTCCATGAAATTCTGAGTGCGGACGAGAAGGATCGTGCGGATGTCGCGTTCATGATCGACCAGAGCCATAACCTGAAGGGCAAGGTGGAGGCGATGGTGCAGACAGTGGTGACGGCGCAGGAGCTATATGCGAAGGCGGCGCTGATCAATCAGGCGAGGCTTGCGGAGTTGCAGCAGGAGTGTCGGCTGGTGGAGGCGGAGGAGTGCTTTAGAGACACCTTCTGGCACGATGTGCGGCCGGTTGTGAGGGAGTGGCGTGTGGCACGTGGATTACCGGTGGAACCTCTGAAGGCGTTGGCGGAGAGTGGGTATGTGGAGAAGATTACACGTGAGCGAGCGAGCAGGAATGCACGTAGCGTTTCGAGCTACGTCTGA
- a CDS encoding (Fe-S)-binding protein, translating to MRVSLFITCYNDTLFPETGKAVVRVLERLGHTVEFPRGQTCCGQMHYNTGYQAEAMPLLERFVAQFRGAEAVVVPSSSCVAMMRDHYPKMALAIGRRELIVEVEELLPKVFEFSEFLTKRLGLEDVGAYYPHRVTYHASCHGLRNLLLGDGPMRLLKAVRGIDLVELEGLEQCCGFGGTFAVKNADVSSAMLAEKTTAVLNTKAEACTACDNSCLMHLQGALHRQKTGVRTVHLAEILAGEDGDRQ from the coding sequence CTGCGAGTTTCACTGTTCATCACCTGTTATAACGACACTCTGTTTCCTGAGACCGGTAAGGCTGTGGTGAGGGTGCTGGAGCGTCTGGGGCATACTGTGGAGTTTCCACGAGGGCAAACATGCTGCGGGCAGATGCACTATAACACTGGCTACCAGGCGGAGGCGATGCCCCTGCTGGAGCGGTTTGTTGCGCAGTTTCGTGGGGCGGAGGCTGTGGTGGTTCCTTCGTCCTCGTGTGTGGCGATGATGCGAGATCACTATCCGAAGATGGCTTTGGCGATCGGCCGGCGGGAGTTGATTGTGGAGGTTGAGGAACTGCTGCCAAAGGTGTTTGAGTTTTCAGAGTTTCTGACGAAGCGGCTGGGGCTGGAGGATGTGGGGGCTTATTATCCGCATCGGGTGACGTATCACGCGAGCTGCCATGGGTTGAGAAATCTGTTGCTGGGTGATGGACCGATGCGGCTGCTGAAGGCGGTGAGAGGGATTGATCTGGTGGAGTTGGAGGGGCTGGAACAGTGCTGCGGATTCGGCGGGACGTTTGCCGTGAAGAACGCTGATGTTTCGAGCGCGATGCTGGCGGAGAAGACGACGGCGGTCTTGAATACAAAGGCGGAGGCTTGTACGGCTTGCGATAACTCTTGCCTGATGCATCTTCAGGGAGCGTTACATCGGCAGAAGACGGGAGTCAGGACAGTGCATCTGGCGGAGATTCTGGCAGGGGAAGACGGGGATAGGCAATGA
- a CDS encoding LutC/YkgG family protein — translation MATDTVTNSTRDEVLRRIRAATGGTSDGGVAKAGWEGIARDYRRKGTREREGVLALLEDRLRDYDARVVRVAGGRVAQSVAEMLAERGVRRMVVPVGLPVAWLPAAAGAGGVEFVVDEGLSSGDLDDFDGVMTGATLAIAETGTFVLQSVAGQGRRAATLVPDYHLCVVRAEDVVETVPESMAQLQRTAGLATTFVSGPSATADIEMTRIKGVHGPRFLDVILIV, via the coding sequence ATGGCAACTGATACGGTTACAAATTCGACGCGGGATGAGGTTTTGCGGCGAATCAGGGCGGCTACAGGTGGAACTTCGGATGGGGGTGTGGCGAAGGCTGGGTGGGAGGGGATTGCGCGGGATTATAGGCGGAAGGGGACGCGGGAGCGCGAGGGGGTGCTGGCGCTGCTGGAGGATCGTCTGCGGGACTATGACGCGCGGGTGGTCCGTGTTGCGGGTGGGAGAGTAGCGCAGAGTGTGGCGGAGATGCTGGCTGAGCGCGGAGTTCGGCGGATGGTGGTGCCGGTGGGATTGCCTGTTGCGTGGCTGCCGGCTGCAGCGGGGGCCGGTGGAGTGGAGTTTGTTGTCGATGAGGGTCTGTCGTCGGGAGACTTGGATGATTTTGATGGGGTGATGACGGGGGCGACGCTGGCGATTGCGGAGACGGGGACGTTCGTGCTGCAGAGTGTCGCCGGGCAGGGGAGACGGGCGGCGACGCTGGTGCCGGATTACCACCTCTGTGTTGTGAGGGCGGAGGATGTGGTGGAGACGGTGCCGGAGTCTATGGCGCAGCTACAACGGACCGCGGGGCTGGCGACTACGTTTGTTTCGGGGCCGTCTGCGACGGCAGATATCGAGATGACACGGATCAAAGGGGTGCATGGGCCGCGATTTCTGGATGTGATCCTGATTGTTTGA
- a CDS encoding ligand-binding sensor domain-containing protein has protein sequence MCPIECSAAGPAAKQGISQYSLTQWGHRDGLPSAAIYAIAQTPDGFLWLGTADGLIRFDGIRFFQVPLMGKGDTAFGKVKALAASADGALWVGTETGILVRIDGPAMKSLTLNLPISSIRERPDSLIEVEASNQVFRVSPATMQVTTTCQVRSASALVSAPHPPQSMPLAKVDPTECGLQSAHNIAPSILDRTHLASDQIRSILPDTDGNLWLATRESGVIRVSTTVGEARAEKEQFSVVDGLSSDSVWTLFQDREHNLWIGTQNGLNRLRYDKFATMTRRSGLLSDNMTSLAVVGSKVFAGSAVGLNEITATGAKSVLRESILSLTGGIDGTLFAGTPHGLSVVKDGRSHVVQPGVQVTQITSIAQSSTGELWFYDQHGGLFRWEPGQVAIAVTTPALQSKAVSVIAAGTHGEVWFGLSTGEIVLYNGVTFHQFTAADHLPGGSPHAISADSDGGVWIASERGLARYSGGRFTSWSRKNGLPGSRVLWAVPGPGGRLWLGYNIGVASVTVSDLLHAATDPKFLVPYDFYDDGDGLHNNPDLHGSTPVAVLPDGRIWLTTSEGLATIDPAHIRKNPVPPPVQIVQLTVDDANVEVARAITLPPLTRRIEINYTGLSFINPRKVTFRYRLLGFDAQWNAESTRRFATYTNLPPGKYRFEVLAANDDGVWSTEPAALDFTLLPAFYQTKWFIALCLLALLLAILLLVRFRIRSVADGLRRRFEERLDERTRVAQDLHDNLLQDVMGISLQLEIADELTPPGAAGKPILSRALQLSESALAKGRGALTTLRATMVSAQDVLQTLKLTATHFTEDRHQAIRYITEGTELPLRAGVGDEIIQIACEALRNALKHTRGRVEVRLSYTSNVFTLHVEDEGPGITQPILDAGVPGHFGIVGMRERASRIAATLTIESKHDNGTRIRLVVPGHMAYPDHKARPSIWRKLQTRWSSTHRQP, from the coding sequence TTGTGCCCGATCGAATGCTCTGCTGCCGGACCAGCTGCCAAACAAGGAATTAGCCAGTATTCGCTCACTCAATGGGGCCACCGCGATGGCCTGCCCTCCGCCGCCATCTATGCCATCGCCCAGACCCCCGACGGCTTCCTCTGGCTGGGAACAGCCGACGGTCTCATTCGTTTTGACGGCATTCGTTTCTTCCAGGTCCCGCTCATGGGCAAGGGAGACACAGCCTTCGGTAAAGTGAAAGCGCTTGCAGCAAGCGCAGATGGTGCGTTGTGGGTCGGCACGGAGACCGGGATACTCGTCCGGATCGATGGCCCCGCGATGAAAAGCCTGACACTCAACCTGCCTATCTCGTCGATCCGGGAGCGCCCCGATTCCCTGATCGAGGTAGAGGCCTCGAATCAGGTCTTCCGCGTCTCTCCCGCGACCATGCAGGTTACAACAACATGTCAGGTACGGTCGGCCTCGGCTCTCGTTTCTGCGCCCCATCCACCTCAGTCGATGCCACTGGCAAAAGTCGACCCAACGGAATGCGGTCTCCAGTCCGCCCACAATATTGCACCGTCCATCCTCGACAGGACGCATCTCGCCTCCGATCAGATTCGCAGCATCTTGCCCGATACCGATGGCAACCTGTGGTTGGCAACCCGAGAGAGCGGTGTCATCCGCGTGAGTACTACCGTGGGTGAAGCTCGCGCTGAAAAGGAACAGTTCTCCGTCGTCGATGGCCTGTCGAGTGACTCCGTATGGACCCTCTTTCAGGACCGCGAACACAATCTCTGGATCGGGACGCAGAACGGACTCAATCGACTTCGCTATGACAAGTTCGCCACCATGACCCGCCGCTCAGGCCTTCTGAGCGACAACATGACCTCGCTGGCGGTAGTCGGGAGCAAGGTCTTTGCCGGATCAGCAGTCGGCCTCAACGAGATAACGGCCACAGGCGCGAAGAGCGTGCTGCGCGAAAGCATCCTCTCCCTTACGGGGGGCATCGACGGCACCTTGTTCGCAGGTACGCCCCACGGGCTAAGCGTAGTAAAGGATGGCCGCAGTCACGTCGTCCAGCCCGGCGTTCAGGTCACACAGATCACATCCATAGCGCAATCTTCCACTGGCGAACTCTGGTTCTACGACCAGCACGGAGGTCTCTTTCGCTGGGAGCCGGGGCAAGTTGCCATCGCAGTCACCACGCCTGCGCTCCAAAGCAAGGCCGTTTCGGTCATTGCAGCAGGCACGCACGGAGAAGTGTGGTTCGGACTCAGTACCGGCGAGATCGTCCTCTATAACGGTGTCACCTTCCACCAGTTCACCGCCGCGGATCACCTGCCCGGCGGATCACCCCACGCCATCTCTGCCGACAGCGACGGCGGTGTCTGGATCGCTTCAGAACGCGGCCTAGCGCGCTACAGCGGAGGTAGATTTACCTCTTGGTCCAGAAAGAACGGGCTGCCTGGCAGCCGAGTTCTCTGGGCAGTGCCAGGCCCAGGCGGCCGGCTCTGGCTCGGCTACAACATTGGTGTCGCCTCGGTGACTGTCAGTGATCTTCTGCATGCCGCAACAGATCCAAAGTTTCTTGTTCCGTACGATTTTTATGACGACGGCGATGGCCTTCACAACAACCCAGACCTCCACGGCAGCACTCCTGTTGCGGTTCTACCCGATGGCCGCATCTGGCTCACGACATCGGAAGGCCTCGCCACCATCGATCCTGCGCACATCCGCAAGAACCCCGTCCCTCCGCCCGTGCAAATTGTCCAGCTCACGGTAGACGATGCGAACGTGGAGGTCGCAAGAGCCATCACCCTCCCTCCGCTAACCCGCCGCATCGAGATCAACTACACTGGCCTCAGCTTCATCAACCCTCGCAAGGTAACGTTTCGTTATCGGCTCCTGGGTTTCGATGCTCAGTGGAATGCGGAGTCCACACGCCGCTTTGCGACCTATACGAATCTCCCTCCAGGTAAGTACCGCTTTGAAGTGCTGGCTGCGAACGACGATGGAGTGTGGAGTACGGAGCCCGCTGCTTTGGACTTCACCCTGTTACCTGCCTTCTATCAGACGAAATGGTTCATCGCACTATGCCTCTTGGCGCTGCTGCTGGCTATCCTCCTCCTGGTCCGGTTTAGGATTCGTTCCGTCGCCGATGGGCTTCGGCGGCGTTTCGAAGAGCGGCTGGACGAACGCACACGAGTGGCCCAGGATCTGCATGACAATCTGCTCCAGGATGTCATGGGAATCAGCCTCCAACTTGAGATCGCCGATGAGTTGACTCCTCCTGGAGCGGCAGGCAAGCCAATACTCAGTCGAGCCCTTCAGCTCTCTGAATCAGCCTTGGCCAAAGGGCGTGGCGCACTCACGACTCTGCGAGCAACTATGGTCTCGGCACAGGACGTGCTCCAGACCCTCAAACTTACCGCGACGCACTTCACGGAAGACCGGCACCAGGCGATCCGCTACATCACCGAGGGAACAGAACTCCCGCTCCGGGCCGGCGTCGGCGATGAGATCATCCAGATCGCGTGCGAGGCCCTGCGAAATGCCCTGAAACATACGCGCGGTCGCGTTGAGGTACGCCTGAGCTATACCTCCAACGTCTTCACTCTTCACGTCGAGGATGAAGGGCCGGGCATCACCCAGCCGATCCTCGACGCGGGCGTACCCGGCCACTTCGGCATTGTGGGCATGCGGGAGCGGGCCTCCAGAATTGCGGCTACCCTTACCATTGAATCAAAGCACGACAATGGTACCCGGATCCGGCTTGTGGTCCCTGGACACATGGCCTACCCCGACCACAAAGCGAGACCGAGCATCTGGCGCAAACTCCAGACACGTTGGTCGAGCACACACCGTCAACCATAG
- a CDS encoding response regulator transcription factor: protein MTKHPRIRILCIDDHPIVRDGLISIVSLQPDMEIVGAAGSGAEGLSMFRDVNPDITLVDLRLRDTTGFDLIRNILALSPSARTIVLTSFEGDADIERALAAGARGYVVKGMVREELLHAIRAVHAGKQHVPSAVAAKLVDHLASEKLTQRELDVLKEVARGKRNKEIGATLSIAEDTVKMHVKNILMKLGVNDRTEAVTNALRRGIIHLN from the coding sequence ATGACAAAACATCCGCGAATCCGAATCCTCTGCATAGACGATCATCCTATCGTCCGCGACGGGCTCATCAGCATTGTGAGCCTGCAGCCCGACATGGAGATCGTCGGCGCGGCAGGTTCCGGTGCGGAGGGCCTCAGCATGTTTCGTGACGTCAACCCTGACATAACCCTGGTCGACCTTCGTCTTCGTGATACCACTGGATTCGACCTCATTCGCAACATCCTCGCGCTCTCGCCCTCTGCTCGCACCATTGTTCTCACCTCGTTCGAAGGTGACGCGGACATTGAGCGCGCCCTCGCCGCGGGCGCAAGAGGTTATGTGGTGAAGGGCATGGTTCGCGAGGAACTCCTTCATGCGATCAGGGCCGTTCATGCCGGCAAGCAGCACGTGCCCTCCGCCGTCGCGGCGAAGCTCGTCGATCACCTCGCCTCAGAGAAACTCACCCAGCGTGAGCTCGATGTGCTGAAGGAAGTCGCACGGGGCAAGCGAAACAAAGAGATCGGCGCAACGCTCTCCATCGCGGAAGACACAGTCAAGATGCACGTAAAAAACATCCTGATGAAGCTCGGCGTGAACGACCGCACCGAGGCGGTTACGAACGCTCTGCGCCGTGGCATCATCCACCTGAACTAG
- a CDS encoding LutB/LldF family L-lactate oxidation iron-sulfur protein, whose translation MSGVGLDPKTAPTFPMAAKAMLGDTQLRKNVRHATDVIQGKRARVVGEMPDWQELREAGRQIRQHTMKYLDFYLEEFEANCTRAGGVVHWARDAEEARGIVVGLVKASGSDEVIKIKSMTTEEIELNTALEAAGIHAFETDLAELIIQLGEDRPSHIVVPALHKNRQQIREIFQRKMNLPELGERPEDLADAARMFLREKFLRVKTAVSGANFLIAETGGVCVVESEGNGRMCLTLPETLITIAGIDKVLPRFQDLEVMLQLLPRSATGERMNPYNSIWTGVDAADGPRVFHVVLMDNARTEILADEEARQTLNCIRCGACQNACPVYRQTGGHAYGSVYAGPIGAILTPQLQEMQHAQSLPYASSLCGACYEVCPVKINIPEVLIHLRNRVVRQNTAGVAGFFDVEAGAMKAMAMIFRSERRFRAVQRLGRVAEGPLVHKDGQGEGWIRWLPGLLGGWTQVRDLREMPKETFRDWWERRGDNGN comes from the coding sequence ATGAGTGGGGTTGGGTTGGATCCGAAGACCGCTCCGACGTTTCCGATGGCGGCGAAGGCGATGCTGGGAGATACGCAGCTGCGGAAGAATGTGCGGCATGCTACGGATGTGATCCAGGGCAAGCGGGCTCGTGTTGTCGGCGAGATGCCTGATTGGCAGGAGTTGCGTGAGGCGGGCAGGCAGATTCGCCAGCACACGATGAAGTATCTGGATTTTTATCTCGAGGAGTTTGAGGCCAACTGCACGCGCGCTGGTGGAGTGGTGCATTGGGCTCGGGATGCGGAGGAGGCGCGAGGGATTGTTGTCGGACTGGTGAAGGCCTCGGGATCGGATGAAGTGATCAAGATCAAGTCGATGACGACGGAGGAGATTGAACTGAACACGGCGCTGGAGGCGGCGGGGATTCATGCGTTTGAGACCGATCTGGCGGAGTTGATCATTCAGTTAGGGGAGGATCGGCCTTCGCATATTGTTGTGCCTGCTCTGCATAAGAACAGGCAACAGATTCGTGAGATCTTTCAGCGCAAGATGAATCTGCCGGAGTTGGGCGAGAGGCCGGAGGATCTGGCGGATGCGGCGCGAATGTTTTTGCGGGAGAAGTTTCTGCGGGTGAAGACGGCGGTGAGTGGGGCGAATTTTTTGATTGCGGAGACGGGCGGTGTTTGTGTGGTGGAGAGCGAAGGCAACGGACGGATGTGTCTGACGCTGCCGGAGACGCTGATTACGATTGCGGGGATTGATAAGGTGCTGCCTAGGTTTCAGGACCTTGAGGTGATGCTGCAGTTGCTGCCTCGGTCTGCTACCGGAGAGCGGATGAATCCTTATAACTCGATCTGGACTGGGGTGGATGCTGCGGATGGCCCGCGAGTGTTTCATGTGGTGTTGATGGATAATGCGCGGACGGAGATTCTGGCGGATGAGGAGGCGCGGCAGACGTTGAACTGCATCCGATGCGGGGCGTGCCAGAATGCCTGCCCGGTGTATCGGCAGACGGGTGGGCATGCGTATGGGAGCGTGTATGCGGGGCCGATTGGTGCGATTTTGACGCCGCAGTTGCAGGAGATGCAGCATGCACAGTCGCTGCCCTATGCGTCTTCGCTGTGCGGAGCGTGCTACGAGGTTTGCCCGGTGAAGATCAACATCCCGGAGGTACTGATTCATTTGCGGAATAGGGTGGTGAGGCAGAATACGGCTGGGGTCGCGGGATTCTTTGACGTGGAGGCCGGCGCGATGAAGGCGATGGCGATGATCTTTCGGAGTGAGAGGAGATTCAGGGCGGTGCAGCGGCTGGGGCGGGTGGCGGAGGGGCCGCTGGTGCATAAGGATGGACAGGGTGAGGGGTGGATCCGGTGGCTGCCGGGGCTGCTGGGCGGGTGGACGCAGGTTAGAGATCTGCGGGAGATGCCGAAGGAGACATTTCGAGACTGGTGGGAGAGGCGGGGCGACAATGGCAACTGA